From Dermochelys coriacea isolate rDerCor1 chromosome 9, rDerCor1.pri.v4, whole genome shotgun sequence, one genomic window encodes:
- the LOC119861535 gene encoding G-protein coupled receptor 35-like, whose product MNCSNFSGTVQENLNVLQLIIYIPIVFFGVIFNVIAFLVFCCKLKKWTETRVYMINLVIADCFLLFTLPFIVYFHRTGHPVDVLCYVIQIIYFTNMPVSIYIITLIAVERYIAIKYPLKAKSFRSPLKAAVSCGFLWIIIIIYAYFNPRFTEEKEKKCFQKTSETTITTLLSGIFGFFIPLVILSFCSIQVIQCLKLKKNMSPLEETSIRKALWIVSMNLCVFIICFLPLNVGLLVRYAMDAAGAACSLRHNASLFIRVTAGVANFNCCLDTLCYYFVAKEFQEASSLLPPFKSLKSRSNQSQITTTNALRDCKKMHDPGVDPQLV is encoded by the coding sequence ATGAACTGCAGCAACTTCAGCGGCACAGTGCAAGAAAACCTTAACGTTTTACAACTGATTATTTACATCCCAATTGTCTTTTTTGGAGTTATATTTAATGTCATTGCCTTCCTGGTATTCTGCTGCAAGCTGAAAAAATGGACAGAAACCAGAGTGTACATGATCAACTTGGTCATTGCAGACTGTTTTCTGCTCTTCACCTTGCCTTTCATTGTGTATTTTCACAGGACTGGACATCCCGTAGATGTACTGTGCTATGTCATACAGATTATATATTTTACAAACATGCCTGTAAGCATTTATATCATCACCCTTATAGCAGTCGAACGATACATTGCAATAAAGTACCCCCTGAAAGCAAAGAGTTTCAGGTCCCCATTGAAAGCAGCTGTTAGCTGTGGATTTCTTTGGATAATAATCATCATTTATGCATACTTCAACCCACGATTtactgaggaaaaagaaaaaaagtgcttTCAGAAAACTTCTGAAACTACAATAACTACACTGTTGTCAGgtatttttgggttttttatacCACTAGTAATACTGAGTTTTTGTTCTATTCAAGTCATCCAGTGTCTGAAGCTGAAGAAGAACATGAGTCCACTTGAGGAAACATCAATCCGGAAGGCTCTCTGGATTGTCTCTATGAATCTGTGTGTATTTATCATATGTTTTTTGCCTTTAAATGTAGGGCTACTTGTTAGGTATGCAATGGATGCAGCTGGAGCTGCCTGCTCTTTACGCCACAATGCAAGCCTTTTTATTCGTGTGACTGCAGGGGTAGCAAATTTTAACTGCTGTTTGGATACGCTTTGTTATTACTTTGTAGCCAAGGAATTTCAAGAAGCTTCTTCTCTGTTACCCCCTTTTAAATCTCTGAAGTCTAGATCAAATCAAAGCCAAATCACAACCACAAATGCACTAAGGGATTGCAAAAAAATGCATGATCCAGGGGTAGAtccacagctggtataa